A window from Trinickia violacea encodes these proteins:
- the shiA gene encoding shikimate transporter, translated as MTSAIRTPHIPAVANREKSRARKAAVGSFVGAVVDWYDFLLYGIVAALVFNTQFFPKISPAMGTLAAFGTFGVGFLFRPLGGFVFGHFGDRLGRKRMLVLTVMMMGLSTALIGLLPTFASIGWWAPVLLVVLRAVQGFAVGGEWGGAALMAVESAPEKKRAFYSSGVQVGYGVGLVLATGIMSILGATLGSDAVKAWAWRIPFVFSVVLVLIGLWVRASMEESQEFMHEVVEKKHRSKLPILEALRQHPKAFLLIIALRLAELFTMYIVTAFALSYSTTNLHMSQQFFLNIGLLVGAISIVTIPAFAALADRYGRRRVYLTGAVIGLLSAVPFFVALEARATLWIVIFAVMLANVAHDMVVSVQQPMFTELFGTEYRYSGAGVGYQVASVVGGGFTPFIAVGLVSLADGSWHPVAAYLAIGCLLSVLVAARMKKS; from the coding sequence ATGACATCCGCTATCCGCACCCCTCATATTCCCGCAGTGGCCAATCGCGAGAAAAGCCGGGCCCGCAAGGCGGCGGTCGGCAGCTTCGTCGGTGCGGTAGTCGACTGGTACGACTTCCTGCTCTACGGCATCGTCGCCGCGCTCGTCTTCAACACGCAGTTCTTTCCGAAAATCAGCCCGGCGATGGGCACGCTCGCCGCGTTCGGCACCTTCGGCGTCGGCTTTCTGTTCCGGCCGCTCGGCGGCTTCGTATTCGGCCACTTCGGCGACCGGCTCGGACGCAAGCGCATGCTCGTGCTCACCGTGATGATGATGGGCCTCTCCACGGCGCTGATCGGCCTGTTGCCGACCTTCGCGTCGATCGGCTGGTGGGCGCCCGTGCTGCTCGTCGTGCTGCGCGCGGTCCAGGGCTTCGCCGTCGGCGGCGAATGGGGCGGCGCGGCGTTGATGGCGGTCGAAAGCGCGCCTGAGAAAAAGCGCGCGTTCTACAGCAGCGGCGTGCAGGTGGGCTATGGCGTCGGCCTGGTCCTCGCGACGGGCATCATGTCGATCCTCGGCGCAACGCTCGGCTCCGACGCGGTCAAGGCCTGGGCGTGGCGCATTCCGTTCGTGTTCAGCGTCGTGCTGGTGCTGATCGGCTTGTGGGTGCGCGCGAGCATGGAGGAATCGCAGGAGTTCATGCACGAGGTCGTCGAAAAGAAGCACCGCAGCAAGCTGCCGATTCTCGAAGCGCTGCGCCAGCATCCGAAGGCGTTCCTGCTGATCATCGCGCTGCGTTTGGCCGAGCTCTTCACGATGTACATCGTCACCGCGTTTGCGCTCAGCTATTCGACGACCAACCTGCACATGTCGCAGCAGTTCTTCCTGAACATCGGGCTGCTCGTCGGCGCGATCAGCATCGTGACGATTCCGGCCTTTGCGGCGCTCGCGGACCGCTACGGCCGCCGCCGCGTGTACCTCACCGGCGCGGTGATCGGCTTGCTGAGCGCCGTGCCGTTCTTTGTCGCGCTCGAAGCGCGCGCCACGCTCTGGATCGTGATCTTCGCCGTGATGCTCGCGAACGTCGCGCACGACATGGTGGTCAGCGTGCAGCAGCCGATGTTCACCGAACTGTTCGGCACCGAGTACCGCTATAGCGGCGCGGGCGTCGGCTATCAGGTGGCGAGCGTGGTCGGCGGCGGGTTCACGCCGTTCATCGCGGTGGGGCTCGTGAGCCTCGCGGACGGGTCGTGGCATCCGGTTGCCGCGTATCTCGCGATCGGCTGCCTGCTGTCGGTGCTGGTTGCGGCGAGGATGAAGAAGAGCTGA
- a CDS encoding IclR family transcriptional regulator domain-containing protein, protein MTRPPLDKRDWIAGLEKGLAILEAFDAEHARMTPSEAAARTGMTRTAARRYLLTLEHLGYVQSDGKLFGLTPRVLRVGWSYFDSARLPRMLQPYLQQLSATIGESVYVSVLDEWELVFIARNSTSRVMTTGFVLGARVPVPLTSPGVVLLAGLPDQDAVREWLNSTELAPFTPHTLTNKARLLEIIAQARADGYAVIEQQLQIGVRGIAVPLKDRRGEVVAALSTNMPLGGETVEAALKRVLGPLRETALAVMNVL, encoded by the coding sequence ATGACCCGGCCACCATTGGATAAACGCGACTGGATCGCCGGCCTCGAAAAAGGCCTGGCGATCCTCGAAGCGTTCGACGCCGAGCACGCGCGCATGACGCCGAGCGAGGCCGCCGCGCGCACCGGCATGACGCGTACCGCGGCGCGGCGCTATTTGCTGACGCTCGAACACCTCGGCTACGTGCAAAGCGACGGCAAGCTCTTCGGCCTCACGCCGCGCGTGCTGCGGGTCGGCTGGTCGTATTTCGATTCGGCGCGTTTGCCGAGGATGCTGCAACCGTATTTGCAGCAATTGAGCGCGACGATCGGCGAATCGGTCTACGTCAGCGTGCTCGACGAATGGGAGCTGGTGTTCATCGCGCGCAACAGCACGTCACGCGTGATGACGACGGGGTTCGTGCTCGGCGCGCGCGTGCCGGTGCCGCTGACGTCGCCGGGTGTGGTGCTGCTGGCGGGCCTGCCGGATCAGGACGCGGTGCGCGAATGGCTGAACAGCACCGAGCTGGCGCCGTTCACGCCGCACACGCTGACCAACAAGGCACGCTTGCTCGAAATCATCGCGCAGGCGCGCGCCGATGGCTACGCGGTCATCGAGCAGCAATTGCAGATCGGCGTGCGCGGCATTGCGGTGCCATTGAAGGACCGGCGCGGCGAAGTGGTCGCCGCGCTCAGCACGAATATGCCGCTTGGCGGCGAGACGGTCGAGGCGGCGCTCAAGCGTGTATTGGGGCCGTTGCGGGAGACGGCGCTGGCGGTGATGAACGTGTTATAG
- a CDS encoding efflux RND transporter permease subunit, whose translation MNFGQWMQMHRRSLLFVIALAALAGTLTAFRLPISLFPNVAFPRAVVSLDAGDRPAEQMATLVTMPVEEALRRVPNVLDVQSTTSRGAAEISLNFGWGTDMAQATLQAQSAISEILASLPQGTTMQVRRMDPTVFPVLAYSLTSKQQSLSALHDLAQFQIRPLLSSLEGVARVDVMGGAQDEFEVETDPERLAAYKLSLADVSKAIGASNVLMATGRIEDHYKLYLVIANTAITQLDALKNVVVATNGATQIRLGDVATVRQGVIPQWMRVTADGQDAVLINIYQQPGANSVAMAKAIRAKLADFQKQMPPGVHLANWYDQSELVVASASSVRDAIMIGVVLAAFTLFAFLRNWKITAIAVALVPIVMAATILLLDVFGMGFNIMTLGGMAAAVGLVIDDAIVMIEHIVRRMREAGAHAFHGRVMSAALEFTRPLAGSSAATLIIFVPLAFLSGVTGAFFKALSVTMASALFISFLVTWLAVPILCDRWLKAKDAEEHTESRFALWMNRRYMSLIEHVTAKPALVLIGLAPLVIVAAFASTRVGSGFMPTMDEGGFVLDYHTEPGTSITETDRLMQQIEAIIRANPNVANYSRRTGAGLGGDLNEPNKGDFFVRLKSGKREPIETVMEEIRSKIETQVPGVNIELAQLMEDLIGDLTAVPQPVQIKIYSDDQDTLDATAQKVAARIGKIPGIVDVDDGINPAGDALELHIRPDAAAAEGMDPQSIAQAVSDMVEGNVATQFQAGPKTVGVRVRIADAMKLTDTQLGQLPIRAPDGHLFALRRVADLVTVTGQPEISRDNLKRMVAVTARIDGRDLGSTIADVQKALGESGLLPASVYYELGGLYQQQQIAFKGLLTVFGAAVALVFGLLLFLYERFRVALAVMAMPLLAAGAVFVGLWVTGIELNISAMMGMTMIIGIVTEVAIFYVSELQGLVRDEGVPFRQALIDAGRNRLRPIAMTTIAAILALLPLAFALGQGSAMQQPLAVAIIAGLIVQLPLVLLLLPVLLLLLMKKVD comes from the coding sequence ATGAATTTCGGCCAATGGATGCAGATGCACCGGCGGTCGTTGCTGTTCGTGATCGCGCTCGCCGCGCTTGCCGGCACGCTGACCGCCTTCCGTCTGCCGATCTCGCTGTTTCCGAACGTCGCGTTTCCGCGCGCGGTCGTCTCGCTCGATGCGGGCGACCGCCCCGCCGAGCAGATGGCGACGCTCGTCACGATGCCCGTCGAAGAAGCGCTGCGCCGCGTGCCGAACGTGCTCGACGTGCAGTCGACAACGAGCCGCGGCGCCGCCGAGATCTCGCTCAACTTCGGGTGGGGCACCGACATGGCGCAAGCCACATTGCAGGCCCAGTCCGCGATCAGCGAGATTCTCGCGTCGCTGCCGCAAGGCACGACCATGCAGGTGCGGCGCATGGACCCGACTGTGTTCCCGGTGCTCGCGTACAGCCTCACCTCGAAACAGCAATCGCTCTCGGCGCTGCACGATCTCGCGCAGTTTCAGATCCGGCCGCTGCTGTCGTCGCTGGAGGGTGTGGCGCGCGTCGACGTGATGGGCGGCGCGCAGGACGAATTCGAAGTCGAGACCGATCCCGAGCGGCTCGCCGCGTACAAGCTCTCGCTCGCGGATGTGTCGAAGGCGATCGGCGCGAGCAACGTGCTGATGGCGACCGGTCGCATCGAGGATCACTACAAGCTGTACCTCGTGATCGCGAACACGGCGATCACGCAGCTCGACGCGTTGAAGAACGTCGTCGTCGCCACAAACGGCGCGACGCAAATTCGCCTCGGCGATGTGGCGACGGTCCGCCAGGGCGTGATACCGCAATGGATGCGCGTGACCGCTGACGGTCAGGACGCCGTGCTCATCAACATCTATCAGCAACCCGGCGCGAACAGCGTCGCGATGGCCAAGGCGATCCGCGCGAAGCTCGCCGACTTTCAGAAGCAGATGCCGCCCGGCGTGCATCTCGCGAATTGGTACGACCAGAGCGAGCTCGTGGTCGCGTCGGCGAGCAGCGTGCGCGACGCGATCATGATCGGCGTCGTGCTCGCCGCGTTCACGCTGTTCGCGTTCCTGCGCAACTGGAAGATCACCGCGATCGCGGTCGCACTCGTGCCCATCGTGATGGCCGCGACGATCCTGCTGCTCGACGTGTTCGGCATGGGCTTCAACATCATGACGCTCGGCGGCATGGCGGCGGCCGTCGGCCTCGTGATCGACGACGCGATCGTGATGATCGAGCACATCGTGCGGCGCATGCGCGAAGCGGGCGCGCACGCCTTCCACGGCCGCGTGATGAGCGCGGCGCTCGAATTCACGCGACCGCTCGCGGGCTCGTCGGCGGCGACGCTGATCATCTTCGTGCCGCTCGCGTTCCTGTCCGGCGTGACGGGCGCGTTTTTCAAGGCGCTGTCGGTGACGATGGCCAGCGCCCTCTTCATTTCGTTTCTCGTCACGTGGCTCGCGGTGCCGATCCTGTGCGATCGCTGGCTGAAGGCGAAAGACGCCGAGGAGCACACCGAATCGCGCTTCGCGCTGTGGATGAACCGGCGCTACATGTCCCTGATCGAGCACGTGACGGCGAAACCCGCGCTCGTGCTGATCGGGCTCGCGCCGCTCGTGATCGTGGCGGCGTTCGCGTCCACGCGCGTCGGCAGCGGCTTCATGCCGACGATGGACGAAGGCGGCTTCGTGCTCGACTACCACACCGAACCGGGCACCTCGATCACCGAGACAGACCGCCTGATGCAGCAGATCGAAGCGATCATCCGCGCGAATCCGAACGTCGCCAACTACTCGCGCCGCACGGGCGCGGGCCTCGGAGGCGACCTCAACGAGCCGAACAAGGGCGACTTCTTCGTGCGGCTGAAATCGGGCAAGCGCGAGCCGATCGAGACCGTGATGGAGGAAATCCGCTCGAAGATCGAGACGCAGGTGCCCGGCGTCAACATCGAACTCGCGCAGTTGATGGAAGACTTGATCGGCGATTTGACCGCCGTGCCGCAGCCGGTGCAGATCAAGATCTACTCCGACGACCAGGACACGCTCGACGCCACCGCGCAGAAAGTCGCCGCGCGCATCGGCAAGATACCGGGCATCGTCGACGTGGATGACGGCATCAACCCCGCCGGCGACGCACTCGAACTGCATATCCGGCCCGACGCCGCAGCGGCGGAAGGCATGGACCCGCAGTCGATCGCGCAAGCCGTCTCGGACATGGTCGAAGGCAATGTCGCGACGCAGTTTCAGGCGGGGCCGAAGACGGTCGGCGTACGCGTGCGCATCGCGGATGCGATGAAGCTCACCGATACGCAACTGGGGCAGTTGCCGATCCGCGCACCGGACGGTCACCTGTTCGCGCTGCGCCGCGTCGCGGACCTCGTGACCGTGACCGGCCAGCCCGAAATCAGCCGCGACAACTTGAAGCGCATGGTCGCGGTGACGGCGCGCATCGACGGCCGCGATCTCGGCTCGACGATCGCCGACGTGCAAAAGGCGCTCGGCGAATCCGGCCTGCTGCCTGCCAGTGTCTACTACGAACTCGGTGGCCTCTATCAGCAGCAGCAGATCGCGTTCAAGGGCCTCTTGACGGTGTTCGGCGCAGCAGTCGCGCTCGTGTTCGGCTTGCTGCTGTTCCTGTATGAGCGCTTCCGCGTCGCGCTCGCGGTGATGGCGATGCCGCTGCTCGCGGCGGGCGCGGTCTTCGTCGGCCTGTGGGTGACGGGCATCGAACTGAACATCTCCGCGATGATGGGCATGACGATGATCATCGGGATCGTGACCGAGGTCGCGATCTTCTATGTGTCGGAACTGCAGGGGCTCGTGCGCGACGAAGGCGTGCCGTTCAGGCAGGCACTGATCGACGCGGGCCGCAACCGCCTGCGCCCGATCGCCATGACGACGATCGCCGCGATTCTCGCCTTGCTTCCGCTCGCGTTCGCGCTGGGGCAAGGTTCCGCGATGCAGCAGCCGCTCGCGGTCGCGATCATCGCCGGCCTGATCGTGCAGTTGCCGCTCGTGCTGCTGCTTCTGCCGGTGCTACTGCTATTGCTGATGAAAAAGGTCGACTGA
- a CDS encoding efflux RND transporter periplasmic adaptor subunit, whose translation MQSRGAAAGFLAAAVIAAIAASAGVSHSAHAGDAPDNTVVTVQTVRVERSAIAQPVRAYGIVAASSSSVTTVNLPYVARISQLRVQAGQAVARGTPLAVIEADPSAVLAATQAKSALTLAQGELGRTQSLYDKGLATQSQLAAAKKALLDAQQALRAQDLMGVTAGSKTIVAPFDAVVLQVSVAPGDQVQAGAPLMQLSASASGKDARPNVMLGIEPSDAATVHVGDTVTLHGLSTALARSAVTGRVVMVGASVDTQSQLVNIGASVPVNQTAFIAGTRVAADIATLAGTHWVVPRSAVLKDDKGEYVYQITPNHTARRVSVATKIEAGNRYGVDGTLDASQPLVVSGNYELKDGMAVQLAGNVAAGGAAR comes from the coding sequence ATGCAATCGCGAGGCGCGGCAGCGGGCTTTCTCGCTGCCGCCGTAATCGCCGCCATCGCCGCCTCGGCAGGCGTCAGCCACTCCGCTCACGCCGGCGATGCACCCGATAACACCGTCGTCACCGTCCAAACCGTGCGCGTCGAGCGCAGCGCGATTGCCCAGCCGGTTCGCGCTTACGGCATCGTCGCTGCGTCCTCATCGAGCGTGACCACCGTGAATCTGCCCTACGTTGCGCGCATTTCTCAGTTGCGCGTGCAGGCGGGGCAAGCCGTCGCGCGCGGCACGCCGCTCGCGGTCATCGAAGCCGATCCGTCCGCCGTACTGGCGGCCACGCAGGCAAAGAGCGCGCTCACGCTCGCGCAAGGCGAGCTCGGCCGCACGCAATCGCTGTACGACAAGGGCCTCGCCACGCAATCGCAGCTCGCCGCCGCGAAGAAAGCGCTGCTCGACGCGCAGCAGGCGCTGCGCGCGCAAGACCTGATGGGCGTCACCGCGGGTAGCAAAACGATCGTCGCGCCGTTCGACGCGGTCGTGCTGCAAGTGTCGGTCGCGCCCGGCGATCAGGTTCAGGCGGGCGCCCCGCTCATGCAATTGAGCGCGTCGGCGAGCGGCAAGGACGCGCGCCCGAACGTGATGCTCGGCATCGAGCCGTCCGATGCGGCCACCGTGCATGTCGGCGACACCGTCACGCTGCACGGGCTATCCACCGCGCTCGCGAGATCCGCGGTGACGGGCCGTGTGGTCATGGTCGGCGCGTCGGTCGATACGCAGAGCCAGCTCGTCAACATCGGCGCAAGCGTGCCGGTCAACCAGACCGCGTTCATCGCCGGCACGCGCGTGGCCGCCGATATCGCGACGCTCGCCGGCACGCACTGGGTCGTGCCGCGCTCGGCGGTGTTGAAGGACGACAAGGGCGAATACGTCTACCAGATCACGCCGAATCACACAGCGCGCCGCGTCTCCGTGGCAACGAAGATCGAAGCCGGCAACCGCTACGGTGTCGACGGCACGCTCGACGCCTCGCAGCCGCTCGTCGTCAGCGGCAACTATGAATTGAAGGACGGCATGGCCGTACAGCTCGCAGGCAACGTTGCAGCCGGAGGCGCTGCACGATGA
- a CDS encoding EAL domain-containing protein codes for MRRLSLISVSVAVVACAATLAPVLTSLYVANRDAAHREQSDLQEYAEKAVLRSELVTRQAFTAIADIAAVSQQECSPAFLQQLARISFTYRYVQDSGAYGGGEYRCSPLLGDVRYQHFKLPPPDWQSEDGYQVWFHQKSPLDVAREDLMIGRNGDYVSIDPQSYVDVIDEDRRPIAAVNVETNTIFALSPGANSAEMLAAWKQQGKVTSRDWLYAVARSPTRPWGVVVKSPRVGLLTGWTNLLAAWLSVGVLAGALVGWMAFRLLSRQLSFPALLERAIKRGDFDVYYQPIVKLADRECVGAEALVRWLVDGRYLSPEIFVPVAEERDLIQPLTDLVLQKMLAELTPLLRSRPAFYVSINVGVADLQSDRFLRVLTSSLKDTGIRPDQVRIEATERSFLDADATRKTIEAFRSAGHPVYIDDFGTGYSSLAYLQNFKVDVLKIDKAFIDTIAQEAATSIVAPHIISMAHALGLAIVAEGVEHTSQADYLAQHDVQYGQGWLFGAPMPAGALIEYLQARSVSSAFAAERSVDLFHQQ; via the coding sequence ATGCGCCGTCTCTCGCTGATCTCCGTTTCCGTTGCCGTCGTCGCTTGCGCCGCGACTCTTGCGCCCGTTCTCACCAGCCTCTACGTCGCCAATCGCGATGCAGCGCACCGAGAGCAAAGCGATCTCCAGGAGTACGCGGAGAAAGCCGTGCTGCGCTCGGAACTCGTCACGCGCCAAGCGTTCACCGCGATCGCCGACATCGCCGCGGTATCCCAGCAAGAATGCTCGCCGGCCTTTCTTCAGCAATTGGCCCGCATCAGCTTCACTTATCGCTACGTGCAAGATTCCGGTGCCTACGGCGGCGGGGAATATCGGTGTTCACCGCTGCTCGGCGATGTCAGATACCAACACTTCAAGCTGCCCCCGCCCGATTGGCAGAGCGAAGACGGCTACCAGGTGTGGTTTCATCAAAAGAGCCCGCTCGACGTGGCGCGCGAAGATCTCATGATCGGACGCAACGGCGATTACGTGTCGATCGATCCGCAATCGTACGTCGATGTCATCGATGAGGACCGGCGGCCGATTGCGGCGGTCAATGTCGAGACGAATACGATCTTTGCGCTGTCGCCGGGCGCGAACAGTGCCGAAATGCTGGCCGCCTGGAAGCAGCAGGGCAAAGTGACGAGCCGCGATTGGCTGTACGCGGTGGCGCGCTCGCCGACGAGACCGTGGGGCGTGGTGGTCAAGTCGCCGCGCGTCGGCTTGCTGACCGGCTGGACCAACCTGCTTGCGGCGTGGCTGTCGGTGGGCGTTCTGGCGGGCGCGCTGGTGGGGTGGATGGCGTTCCGGCTGCTGTCGCGCCAGCTGTCGTTTCCGGCGTTGCTCGAACGGGCCATCAAGCGCGGTGACTTCGACGTGTATTACCAGCCCATCGTCAAGCTCGCGGACCGCGAATGCGTGGGGGCGGAAGCGCTCGTCAGGTGGCTCGTGGACGGACGCTACCTCTCCCCCGAGATTTTCGTTCCCGTTGCCGAGGAGCGGGACTTGATCCAGCCGCTGACCGATCTCGTCCTGCAGAAAATGCTCGCCGAACTGACGCCGCTCTTGCGTTCGCGCCCCGCGTTTTACGTGTCCATCAACGTCGGCGTCGCGGATCTCCAGAGCGATCGCTTTCTGCGCGTCTTGACGTCGAGCTTGAAGGACACCGGCATCCGCCCCGACCAGGTCCGCATCGAAGCGACCGAGCGCAGTTTCCTCGATGCCGACGCGACCCGCAAAACCATCGAGGCATTCAGAAGCGCAGGACACCCTGTCTATATCGACGACTTTGGCACCGGCTATTCGAGCCTCGCCTATCTGCAGAATTTCAAAGTCGACGTACTCAAGATCGACAAAGCGTTCATCGATACGATCGCCCAGGAAGCGGCCACCAGCATCGTCGCGCCGCACATCATCTCGATGGCGCATGCGCTCGGTCTCGCGATCGTCGCGGAAGGCGTCGAGCACACGTCGCAGGCCGATTACCTCGCGCAGCACGACGTTCAATACGGCCAGGGGTGGCTGTTCGGCGCACCGATGCCGGCGGGCGCGCTCATCGAGTATTTGCAGGCCCGCAGCGTGTCTTCCGCCTTCGCGGCTGAGCGGTCAGTCGACCTTTTTCATCAGCAATAG
- a CDS encoding alanyl-tRNA editing protein — MTERHYLHSDKLEMHASVVSCSPAEDGTYQIVLSATLFHPQGGGQPSDLGTIADAKVIRVSQAGDDVIHHCDRSVAAGDVDIKVSAEPRALHARLHSAGHLISYCGEPFGWRAVKGHHWPGEARVIFEAEDGAPAFTADAIEQQANAQIASDAARHVSQEGETRKVGFGHLPAYPCGGTHVASLGIVGRVRILKVKEKKGQLWVHYDVES, encoded by the coding sequence ATGACGGAACGGCATTATCTGCACAGCGACAAGCTGGAAATGCACGCCTCGGTGGTCAGTTGCTCGCCGGCCGAAGACGGGACCTATCAAATCGTTTTGTCGGCGACGCTGTTTCATCCTCAAGGCGGCGGCCAACCGTCCGATCTGGGGACGATCGCCGACGCCAAAGTCATTCGCGTGAGTCAGGCGGGAGACGACGTGATTCACCACTGCGACCGGAGCGTCGCGGCAGGCGACGTCGATATCAAGGTATCCGCCGAGCCTCGCGCCTTGCACGCCCGGCTGCATTCCGCCGGTCACTTGATCAGCTATTGCGGCGAGCCGTTCGGATGGCGGGCCGTGAAGGGCCATCACTGGCCGGGAGAAGCACGCGTCATTTTTGAAGCCGAAGACGGCGCGCCAGCATTCACCGCCGACGCAATCGAACAGCAGGCCAACGCTCAGATCGCGTCCGATGCGGCTCGCCACGTGTCGCAAGAAGGCGAAACACGCAAGGTCGGCTTTGGACATCTGCCCGCCTATCCCTGCGGCGGCACGCACGTGGCGTCTTTAGGGATCGTCGGAAGGGTCAGGATTCTGAAGGTCAAGGAGAAGAAAGGCCAGCTGTGGGTTCACTACGATGTCGAAAGCTGA
- a CDS encoding helix-turn-helix transcriptional regulator: MADHVQYQHIAEVPGLVLGAARFSEFSFDLHFHLDYHIGLVTEGVQRQRFGGKTVLLGPGCVSLMPPGEIHDGTREGGGAFTLQTFRLSPDLLDNMAEEIGGSPREPELAGIVLEDPVLAGHLLRLHDAMRRNDGAITLDVQSQWLTLMECLFRQSRAVVRQDVKGALSPMQWQRVKDYCFAHLGEKITLDELASVCGLGRFHFLRQFKQTVGMTPHAWLVRLRLEQACALLARSAHTIAEVAQGVGFYDQSHFNRAFRQAFGVPPSNY; the protein is encoded by the coding sequence ATGGCCGATCACGTTCAATACCAACACATCGCCGAAGTCCCCGGCCTCGTGCTTGGTGCAGCGCGATTTTCCGAATTCAGCTTCGACCTCCACTTCCATCTCGACTATCACATCGGCTTGGTGACCGAAGGCGTCCAGCGCCAGAGGTTCGGGGGAAAGACCGTTTTGCTCGGTCCTGGCTGCGTCTCGCTGATGCCGCCCGGCGAAATCCACGACGGAACTCGCGAAGGCGGCGGCGCCTTCACGCTCCAGACGTTCCGGCTCTCCCCCGACCTTCTCGACAACATGGCCGAGGAGATCGGCGGCTCACCCCGTGAGCCGGAATTGGCCGGAATCGTGCTCGAAGATCCGGTGCTGGCCGGGCATCTGCTGCGCTTGCACGATGCCATGCGGCGCAACGACGGCGCGATCACGCTGGACGTGCAGTCGCAATGGCTGACGCTGATGGAGTGCTTGTTCAGACAGTCGCGCGCCGTGGTTCGGCAAGATGTCAAAGGCGCGCTTTCGCCGATGCAATGGCAGCGGGTAAAAGACTACTGCTTTGCGCACCTCGGCGAAAAAATCACGCTGGACGAATTGGCGTCGGTGTGCGGCTTGGGGCGCTTTCACTTCCTGAGACAGTTCAAGCAAACCGTGGGCATGACACCGCATGCGTGGCTCGTGCGGCTGCGTCTCGAACAGGCATGCGCGCTCTTGGCGCGAAGCGCGCACACCATCGCCGAGGTCGCGCAGGGCGTGGGGTTCTACGATCAAAGCCACTTCAATCGTGCTTTCCGGCAGGCGTTCGGCGTGCCGCCTTCCAACTACTAG